Proteins from a single region of Gordonia hongkongensis:
- a CDS encoding SDR family NAD(P)-dependent oxidoreductase: MSSDRRSSFDHRTALITGASAGIGKTFAEQLAAEGYDLLLVARRAERLDELSERLHREHGVRCEVFAGDLSEPGTPAAIIERADELGLDIDVLINNAGMSLSTKFAETPWGEVGGQLQLMLTSLTELSHRVLPGMKKRRWGRIVNVSSITALLPPAEGLLYSAIKSYVLLMSQSLDMELKSHGIHVTALCPGFTRSEFHDAMGAETRETADRLPGVLWQEPEDVVREGWNAVMKGDAVCVTGMVNKLVTTAVRPIPPGIQYFLGRTLNPFK; the protein is encoded by the coding sequence ATGTCCTCGGATCGACGCAGTTCATTCGACCACCGCACCGCCCTGATCACCGGCGCCTCCGCCGGGATCGGCAAGACGTTCGCGGAACAACTCGCCGCGGAAGGGTACGACCTACTGCTGGTCGCCCGTCGGGCCGAACGGCTCGACGAGTTGTCCGAGCGACTACATCGCGAGCACGGCGTTCGCTGTGAGGTGTTTGCCGGGGATCTGTCCGAACCCGGCACGCCGGCCGCGATCATCGAGCGCGCCGATGAACTAGGGCTGGACATCGACGTGCTGATCAACAACGCCGGGATGTCGCTGAGCACCAAGTTCGCCGAGACGCCGTGGGGGGAGGTCGGAGGGCAGCTGCAATTGATGCTGACCTCGCTGACCGAGCTGTCCCACCGCGTGCTCCCGGGGATGAAGAAGCGCCGGTGGGGGCGGATCGTGAACGTCTCGTCCATCACGGCGCTGCTGCCTCCGGCGGAGGGCCTGCTCTACTCCGCGATCAAGTCGTATGTGCTGCTGATGTCCCAGTCCCTGGACATGGAACTGAAATCGCACGGCATCCACGTGACGGCGCTCTGTCCCGGTTTCACCAGGAGTGAGTTCCACGATGCGATGGGTGCGGAGACCCGCGAGACCGCCGATCGCCTGCCCGGCGTGCTGTGGCAGGAGCCGGAGGACGTCGTGCGCGAGGGGTGGAACGCGGTGATGAAGGGCGACGCGGTGTGCGTGACCGGCATGGTGAACAAGCTGGTCACGACGGCCGTGCGTCCCATTCCGCCGGGTATCCAGTACTTCCTCGGCCGGACGCTCAATCCGTTCAAGTAG
- a CDS encoding GIY-YIG nuclease family protein, with the protein MDAVELPRTALGDFLSSSAFAEMLDPDDERTSSRGAAARRAEVADVVRAVDRFAGRRFVDRERAGEVVFGGITAGGLGVRPSVVDEVLALLRPVGVPAPGAPKPVPHEAQTVLGSYVYALVDPRDATVFHVDAGRGNRVYRHTAAALAGDAPDPADIVGDDDPAEVAAAISERIRDIDADGFGVEHWILRYDVGSLDSAAAHALSLRRTVVDVVALAGSALPETPDAQGPWRIEELILRHAALVSPPLPDVCVLVKVDESARSDATAEVIYESARSAWRAGPHRTVPDLPVLVFADDLVRAVHRVDYWESYRDDDGNLDPKRWVYTGRPDAELEARYVGTSLREVRERRGGKWNSSGWHPYGHVP; encoded by the coding sequence ATCGATGCGGTCGAGCTGCCCCGGACGGCGCTCGGCGACTTCTTGTCGTCGTCGGCCTTCGCGGAGATGCTCGACCCGGACGACGAGCGCACGTCCTCCCGCGGTGCGGCGGCCCGGCGCGCCGAGGTCGCCGATGTGGTGCGCGCCGTCGACCGTTTCGCCGGCCGGCGATTCGTCGACCGGGAGCGCGCCGGCGAGGTCGTCTTCGGCGGGATCACCGCCGGGGGGCTCGGGGTCCGTCCTTCGGTGGTCGACGAGGTCCTCGCCCTGCTGCGGCCGGTCGGGGTCCCCGCGCCCGGCGCCCCGAAACCTGTTCCCCACGAAGCGCAAACGGTGCTCGGTAGTTACGTCTATGCACTGGTCGATCCGCGTGACGCCACGGTGTTCCACGTCGACGCCGGCCGCGGGAACCGCGTGTACCGCCATACCGCCGCCGCGCTGGCGGGCGACGCACCCGACCCTGCCGACATCGTCGGCGACGACGATCCGGCCGAGGTCGCGGCCGCCATCTCCGAGCGCATCCGCGACATCGACGCCGACGGGTTCGGCGTCGAACACTGGATTCTGCGGTACGACGTCGGTTCCCTCGATTCAGCTGCAGCGCACGCGCTTTCGCTACGGCGCACGGTAGTCGACGTCGTCGCTCTGGCCGGATCGGCACTTCCGGAGACGCCGGATGCGCAGGGGCCGTGGCGCATCGAGGAGCTGATCCTGCGACATGCGGCGCTGGTGTCGCCGCCGTTGCCCGACGTGTGCGTGCTGGTGAAGGTCGACGAGTCCGCCCGCAGCGACGCCACTGCCGAGGTGATCTACGAATCCGCTCGCAGCGCTTGGCGTGCGGGGCCGCACCGGACCGTCCCCGATCTACCGGTGCTGGTGTTCGCCGACGATCTCGTCCGGGCCGTCCATCGTGTCGACTACTGGGAGTCCTACCGCGACGACGATGGCAATCTCGATCCGAAGCGGTGGGTGTACACCGGGAGACCCGACGCCGAACTCGAGGCCCGATATGTGGGCACCAGCCTGCGTGAGGTCCGCGAACGGCGCGGTGGCAAATGGAATTCGTCGGGATGGCACCCGTACGGACACGTTCCCTGA
- a CDS encoding TetR/AcrR family transcriptional regulator: MTEAAPRRRRDPEERRRTIVEAAATLITEVGSEGLTHRLVAKRAGVPLGSTTQYFATLDDLREAALARLADDIDSGLAEVAETLAEHGPAAAVFAETLHDYLSDERLIRADLALVSAAVLDPALRPLAVRWPDGLVEILIPHVGQTAARAIAAYTDGVAMHALLYGTPLSFDDLTATLTALTGLPSPEHDRSRR; encoded by the coding sequence ATGACGGAGGCAGCGCCCCGCCGCCGACGAGATCCCGAGGAACGGCGACGCACCATTGTCGAGGCCGCCGCCACGCTCATCACCGAGGTGGGCTCCGAGGGGCTCACCCACCGGCTTGTCGCGAAACGTGCCGGTGTGCCGCTCGGTTCGACGACGCAGTACTTCGCCACGCTCGACGATCTGCGCGAGGCAGCGCTCGCCCGCCTGGCCGACGACATCGACTCCGGCCTGGCCGAGGTGGCCGAGACCCTCGCCGAACACGGCCCAGCCGCGGCGGTCTTCGCCGAGACGCTCCACGACTATCTGTCGGACGAGCGGTTGATCCGCGCCGACCTCGCGCTCGTGTCGGCCGCCGTCCTCGATCCCGCGCTCCGCCCGCTCGCGGTTCGCTGGCCCGACGGGCTGGTCGAAATCCTCATCCCGCACGTCGGGCAGACGGCCGCTCGCGCGATCGCCGCGTACACCGACGGCGTGGCCATGCACGCACTCCTCTACGGGACGCCGCTGTCTTTCGACGACCTGACCGCCACCCTGACGGCCCTGACCGGGCTGCCCTCCCCCGAGCACGACCGGAGCCGACGATGA
- a CDS encoding MFS transporter: protein MTQRSATETTSADGLSFRRRWASAAVLSASLLVITVDLTILNVALPDLAGDLRPTADQQLWIIDAYSLVLAGLLLSMSSLADRWGRKRMLVTGFAVFGGASALVLLAESPEAVIAVRVLLGVGGAMIMPTTLSLLRSIFTDPAERATALGLWAAVSGLGAAVGPIVGGVLLEYFSWRAAFLVNVPLMAVAIVAAVLILPESKHPQPGRWDAVGALMSIAGMVALVWAIKRFAKEESLLAPAAWVALIGAVLILALFVRRCMRRTEPLLDVSLFRSRPFSAGVLAALGSMFGLAAALLLLAQWLQLVEGHSPIAAGVRLLPVAGAAIVSSMIAAPLSRMIGARAVVAGGIGIAGVGMALMFLGSDGLSYSTVATAQVLVGFGIGSLAIASAMIMAGTPDAKAGNAAALEETAYDLGNVLGVAILGSVASILYRTTLTAEPVPGVPAEVTDAAGESLGAAMGLAEAAGAPGLAERAAAAFTDAMQQTSLVGGVTLVAVAVAVFALVPRGTDVTAAQH, encoded by the coding sequence ATGACCCAGCGATCCGCCACCGAGACCACCAGCGCAGACGGCCTGTCCTTCCGGCGCCGATGGGCGTCGGCCGCCGTGTTGTCGGCCAGCCTGCTGGTCATCACCGTCGACCTCACGATCCTCAACGTCGCACTCCCCGACCTGGCCGGCGACCTGCGCCCGACCGCCGATCAGCAGCTGTGGATCATCGACGCCTACTCGCTCGTCCTGGCCGGCCTGCTGCTCTCCATGAGTTCACTGGCCGACCGGTGGGGCCGAAAACGGATGCTGGTCACCGGCTTCGCGGTGTTCGGTGGGGCCTCGGCACTGGTCCTGCTGGCCGAGTCACCCGAGGCGGTGATCGCGGTCCGGGTGCTGCTGGGCGTCGGCGGCGCGATGATCATGCCGACCACGTTGTCCCTGCTGCGCAGCATCTTCACCGACCCCGCCGAGCGTGCGACCGCCCTCGGGCTCTGGGCCGCGGTGTCGGGCCTCGGTGCGGCCGTCGGCCCGATCGTCGGCGGGGTTCTGCTCGAGTACTTCTCGTGGCGCGCCGCGTTCCTCGTCAACGTCCCGCTGATGGCGGTCGCCATCGTGGCCGCCGTGCTGATCCTGCCGGAGTCGAAGCACCCGCAGCCGGGCCGGTGGGACGCCGTCGGTGCGCTGATGTCGATCGCCGGCATGGTCGCCCTGGTCTGGGCCATCAAGCGGTTCGCCAAGGAGGAGAGCCTCCTCGCACCGGCCGCCTGGGTGGCCCTGATCGGCGCGGTCCTCATCCTGGCCCTGTTCGTCCGACGCTGCATGCGACGCACCGAGCCGCTGCTCGACGTCTCGTTGTTCCGCAGCCGGCCGTTCAGTGCGGGTGTTCTCGCCGCGCTCGGCTCGATGTTCGGACTCGCGGCGGCGCTGTTGCTGCTGGCCCAGTGGCTCCAGTTGGTCGAGGGCCACTCCCCGATCGCGGCCGGTGTGCGGCTGTTGCCGGTGGCGGGAGCGGCGATCGTGTCCTCGATGATCGCCGCCCCGCTCTCCCGGATGATCGGCGCCCGAGCCGTCGTGGCCGGCGGCATCGGCATCGCCGGCGTCGGGATGGCGCTGATGTTCCTCGGTTCCGACGGGCTCTCCTACAGCACCGTCGCCACCGCTCAGGTGCTTGTCGGATTCGGCATCGGATCACTGGCCATCGCATCGGCGATGATCATGGCCGGCACCCCGGATGCCAAGGCGGGCAACGCCGCCGCGCTGGAAGAGACCGCCTACGACCTGGGCAATGTGCTCGGTGTCGCGATCCTCGGCAGCGTGGCGTCGATCCTCTACCGGACCACGCTGACGGCCGAGCCCGTCCCCGGCGTACCCGCCGAGGTGACCGACGCGGCCGGCGAATCCCTCGGCGCCGCCATGGGTCTCGCCGAAGCCGCCGGAGCACCGGGCCTCGCGGAGCGGGCGGCGGCCGCGTTCACCGACGCCATGCAGCAGACGAGCCTGGTCGGCGGGGTCACGCTCGTCGCCGTCGCCGTGGCCGTCTTCGCGCTCGTCCCGCGCGGCACGGATGTCACGGCCGCGCAGCACTGA